ACCAGTAAAACGAGTAAACAACGCTGCAGCAAGCATAACTGGTAGTACTCGACTAACGAATACTAATAAAATAATTGGAAATGCATAGTTACCAAAAGCATAAGGTAGAAAATCAAATAAAGACGATAAAAAGATAATGCCTAAAAAGAAAAAGGCCCAGTCTTTTCTACCAGATAATCTATAAATGAAATGTGATATGATAAAATATGATGCTAAACTTAGAACAAAACTTGTTATTAGATTTCCAATATCCATAATAAACCCCAATCTATGATATCTATAAAGTTAGTATAAGTATTTTTTCTTCTAATGTCAATCATAATGTAAGACTTCATATGAATCATAATAGATATATATCATAACTATTATTACTTATTTTTTTAAATATTAATACCTACTTTATGTAAAAATTTATATAAACTAATATCTTTAACGGTTATGTCTTGTAATTTATTGGTTTATCAAGTAAAATAAGAATGATAAAGATAGGAGTGAAGAGGATGAATATAGCAATATGGTTATTTGTAGTATTATTAGTAGTTGCAGTATTATTAGGTGCAGTGATTGGGTTCTTTGCCGCAAGAAAATGGTTTAAGAAATACCTAGAAAAAAATCCACCAGTTAATGAACAAATGATTCGTGAAATGATGCGACAAATGGGACGTACCCCATCTGAAAAACAAGTTAGACAAATATTAAGTTCAATGAATCAATACAAATAGACATTATGTGTCTATTTTTTTTATAAAAAAAGCATCGATTAGATGCTTTTATAATTTAGATTCTGTACCTTCTCGTAATCGTTTATAATTTGTTTTATGTCTTACAAAAATTATACTTGCCAGAATTGTGATAATCGTTAAATCCATAATACGTGTCGCAAAATTATAAAATGGATGTTCAAAGAAAATTCTAATAAAGAAAAATACTAAGACACCAACTGCACATGCTGTTGAAGCAAGAGAAACATAACGAGTTGTTAAAAATACTGTTAAAAATACAACTATAATTGCAAGTGCTACCCAAGGTTCAATTGCTAGAATCATACCAGCTGAAGTTGCAACTGCTTTTCCACCTTTAAATTTAATATATACAGGAAATACATGCCCAATAACAGCAGCTAACCCATATATACTTGAAATCGTAATATTATATTGACTTACAATATAAAGTGATTGATCTTTCATAAGAAAAACTAATGCAATTACAAACGCCCCTTTTAAGACATCAAAAGCGAATGCAAATATGCCAAATTTAAATCCAAGGACTCTAATTGTATTGGTTGCACCAGTACTTTTAGATCCATGTTCTCTAATATCAATCTTTTTAAATACTTTTCCGATAATTAAGCCACTTGGTATACTTCCTATAAGATATGAAAGTAACATGAGTAAGCCGATATATACGTATGTCATAAAATTCACCTCATTACTTTTATTATTATATCATATTATTTTTTTTTTAGTAATTAATATAAAAAAAACATAATCAAATATTGTGATTGACCATATTTTTTGATATAATAATAACATACAAATAAGTTGGTGATGATGTGAGCAAAATGATAAAAGAATATGATGAAAAATCGATCCAAATACTAGAAGGACTAGAAGCGGTAAGAAAACGTCCTGGTATGTATATTGGATCTACAGATCAAAGAGGACTACATCACCTGGTTTGGGAAATCGTTGATAATTCAATTGATGAGGCCCTGTCAGGTTATGGTAGTGAAATAACATGTATAATTAAAGCTGATAATAGTATTGAGGTTTCTGATAACGGACGTGGTATGCCATATAAAATGCATACATCTGGACGTGCGACAACAGAAATCATTTTTACTGTTTTGCATGCTGGTGGCAAGTTTTCAAATGAAAGCGGATATAAAGTTTCAGGTGGACTTCATGGTGTAGGATCATCTGTTGTAAATGCACTATCACAATTTTTAGAAGTTACAGTATATAGAGATAAAGGTATATGGTTCCAAAGATTTTCAAATGGCGGAAAAGATATTTCTAAAGTCGAACGACTTGGTGATACTAAAAAAACTGGGACAACGGTTTATTTTAAACCAGATCCTAAAATATTTTCATCCACTCTTTTTTCTTATGATTTAATTAAAGAAAGATTAAGAGAACAAGCCTTTTTGATTAAAGGTCTAAAAATAAACTTAATTGATCAAAGAAATAATCAAAAAGAATCTTTTAAATATGAAGATGGTATTAAAGCTTATGTAGAATTTTTGAATAAAGATAGAAAAGTTGTTAATGATACATATGTCATTGAATCAGCATATCATCTTGAAAAACAAAAAAAGAAAACAATAGAAGTTGATATTGCATTTCAATTTACGCACGGCTACATTGAATCTATTTTTTCATTTGTTAATAATGTAAGAACAAAAGATGGTGGGACACATGAAACAGGATTCAAATCAGCTTTAACCCGTTCTATCAATGATTATGCTAGAAAATACAATATTATCAAAGATAAAGATTCCAATCTTGATGGATCAGACATTAGAGAAGGTTTAACAGCAGTCATATCATTAAGAATACCAGAAGATGTCTTAGAGTTCGAAGGACAAACAAAAGGCAAATTAGGGACTCCTGAAGCTAGAAATGCGACCGATAGTGTTGTATATGAAAATATGTCAACTTATTTAGAAGAACATAAAACTGTTGCAAGTTCTATTATTAATCGTGCAACAAGTGCACAAAAGGCTAGAGAAGCTGCAAGAAAAGCTAGAGAAGAAGCAAGAAATGGTAAAACTAAAAATAAAAAAGAAATTACACTATCTGGCAAGCTAGCACCTGCACAATCTAAAGACAAATCTAAAAATGAATTGTTTTTAGTCGAAGGGGATTCAGCTGGAGGCTCTGCAAAACAAGGTAGAAATAGAAAACATCAAGCTATACTTCCTTTAAGAGGTAAAGTTATTAATACTGAAAAAGCTAGTTTAGATGCAATATTAAGAAATGAAGAAATTGCAACGATGATTCATACAATTGGGGCTGATTTTGGTCCTGATTTTGACATTAAAAAATGTAATTATCAAAAAGTAATCATCATGACCGATGCGGATACTGATGGTGCACATATTCAAGTGTTATTATTAACATTCTTTTTTAGATATATGAGACCATTGATAGATGAAGGTAGATTATATATAGCACAACCTCCTTTATATAAAGTGACAGTAAAAAAAGGAAGAAAAGAAGAATCTAATTATGCATGGTCAGATGAAGAGCTAAAAGCTTTGATTGATGGACAAGCTGCAACTATTCAAAGATATAAAGGTCTTGGAGAAATGAATGCTCCACAACTTTGGGATACAACCATGAATCCTGAACATAGATCTTTAATACAAGTCACTATAGATGATTTAAGCGCATCAGATAAACGCGTTTCTATATTAATGGGTGATCAAGTTGCCCCAAGACGCCAATGGATTGAAGAAAACGTTGATTTTGAAATCAGCGATGATTTTGATCTAGAGTTAGGAGATAAATAATGTCAGTCATCAAGAAAGTAAACGATT
Above is a genomic segment from Mariniplasma anaerobium containing:
- a CDS encoding YneF family protein, with the translated sequence MNIAIWLFVVLLVVAVLLGAVIGFFAARKWFKKYLEKNPPVNEQMIREMMRQMGRTPSEKQVRQILSSMNQYK
- the plsY gene encoding glycerol-3-phosphate 1-O-acyltransferase PlsY; the protein is MTYVYIGLLMLLSYLIGSIPSGLIIGKVFKKIDIREHGSKSTGATNTIRVLGFKFGIFAFAFDVLKGAFVIALVFLMKDQSLYIVSQYNITISSIYGLAAVIGHVFPVYIKFKGGKAVATSAGMILAIEPWVALAIIVVFLTVFLTTRYVSLASTACAVGVLVFFFIRIFFEHPFYNFATRIMDLTIITILASIIFVRHKTNYKRLREGTESKL
- the parE gene encoding DNA topoisomerase IV subunit B, with protein sequence MIKEYDEKSIQILEGLEAVRKRPGMYIGSTDQRGLHHLVWEIVDNSIDEALSGYGSEITCIIKADNSIEVSDNGRGMPYKMHTSGRATTEIIFTVLHAGGKFSNESGYKVSGGLHGVGSSVVNALSQFLEVTVYRDKGIWFQRFSNGGKDISKVERLGDTKKTGTTVYFKPDPKIFSSTLFSYDLIKERLREQAFLIKGLKINLIDQRNNQKESFKYEDGIKAYVEFLNKDRKVVNDTYVIESAYHLEKQKKKTIEVDIAFQFTHGYIESIFSFVNNVRTKDGGTHETGFKSALTRSINDYARKYNIIKDKDSNLDGSDIREGLTAVISLRIPEDVLEFEGQTKGKLGTPEARNATDSVVYENMSTYLEEHKTVASSIINRATSAQKAREAARKAREEARNGKTKNKKEITLSGKLAPAQSKDKSKNELFLVEGDSAGGSAKQGRNRKHQAILPLRGKVINTEKASLDAILRNEEIATMIHTIGADFGPDFDIKKCNYQKVIIMTDADTDGAHIQVLLLTFFFRYMRPLIDEGRLYIAQPPLYKVTVKKGRKEESNYAWSDEELKALIDGQAATIQRYKGLGEMNAPQLWDTTMNPEHRSLIQVTIDDLSASDKRVSILMGDQVAPRRQWIEENVDFEISDDFDLELGDK